From Pseudomonas sp. B21-028, one genomic window encodes:
- a CDS encoding monovalent cation/H+ antiporter subunit A: MSLIVLLLLPFIGSCVAALLPHNARNAESLLAGLIALVGTVQVALFYPQIADGGVIREEYLWLPSLGLNFVLRLDGFAWLFSLLVLGIGTLVSLYARYYMSPEDPVPRFFAFFLAFMGAMLGLVISGNLIQMVFFWELTSLFSFLLIGYWHHRADARRGAYMALMVTGAGGLCLLAGVLLLGHVVGSYELDKVLAAGDLIRAHALYPILLPLILIGALSKSAQFPFHFWLPHAMAAPTPVSAYLHSATMVKAGVFLLARLWPSLSGSEQWFYIVGGAGACTLLLGAYCAMFQNDLKGLLAYSTISHLGLITLLLGLNSPLAAVAAVFHILNHATFKASLFMAAGIIDHESGTRDIRKLSGLVRLIPFTATLAMVASAAMAGVPLLNGFLSKEMFFAETVFISATAWVELALPIIATIAGTFSVAYSLRFTVDVFFGPTATDLPHTPHEPPRWMRAPVELLVFTCLLVGIFPAQVVGSLLAAAALPVVGGTLPEYSLAIWHGLNAPMIMSLVAMSGGVVLYLLLRKQFKRGQITHTPFIGRFSGKRLFERSLVLMMRLGRRLERLISTRRLQAQLFLLVLTALLAGLIPMLHGSLVWGDRPKIPGSIVFVILWLLAIACALGAAWQAKYHRLAALTMVSVCGLMTCVTFVWFSAPDLALTQLVVEVVTTVLILLGLRWLPRRIEDASPRPNSERRARIRRLRDLLLSGAVGGGMAMLSYAMLTRQTPNDISSFYLSRALPEGGGSNVVNVMLVDFRGFDTLGEITVLVAVALAVFALLRRFRPPKESMQLPAQQRLLAPDVVTDLVNPRHASDTALGFMMVPSVLVRLLLPIALVVSFYLFMRGHNQPGGGFVAGLVMSVAFILQYMVAGTQWVEAQMSLRPLRWMGTGLLFATATGLGAMAVGYPFLTTHTWHLKLPLLGDIHLASALFFDIGVYAVVVGSTLLILTALAHQSVRAHKPALQSKAAAPLKGATT; this comes from the coding sequence ATGTCACTGATAGTTCTATTGCTTTTGCCCTTCATCGGCAGCTGTGTCGCGGCGCTGCTGCCGCATAACGCCCGTAACGCCGAATCGCTGCTGGCAGGCCTCATCGCGCTGGTCGGCACCGTTCAGGTGGCCTTGTTCTACCCACAGATCGCCGACGGCGGCGTGATCCGTGAAGAGTATCTCTGGCTGCCCAGCCTGGGGCTGAACTTCGTGCTGCGGCTGGACGGGTTTGCCTGGTTGTTTTCGCTGCTGGTACTGGGCATCGGTACGTTGGTGTCGTTATACGCCCGCTATTACATGTCACCGGAAGATCCGGTGCCGCGTTTCTTCGCGTTCTTCCTGGCGTTCATGGGCGCCATGCTCGGGCTGGTGATCTCCGGCAACCTGATTCAGATGGTGTTTTTCTGGGAACTGACCAGCCTGTTCTCGTTCCTGCTGATCGGCTATTGGCATCACCGCGCCGATGCCCGGCGCGGCGCCTACATGGCCTTGATGGTGACCGGGGCCGGCGGGCTGTGCCTGTTGGCCGGGGTGCTGCTGCTCGGCCATGTGGTGGGTAGTTATGAGCTGGACAAGGTCCTGGCGGCGGGCGACCTGATCCGGGCCCATGCCCTCTACCCCATCCTGCTGCCGCTGATCCTGATCGGCGCCCTGAGCAAAAGCGCCCAGTTCCCGTTCCATTTCTGGCTGCCCCACGCCATGGCCGCGCCCACACCCGTCTCGGCCTATCTGCACTCGGCGACCATGGTCAAGGCCGGGGTGTTCCTGCTGGCACGGTTGTGGCCGTCGCTGTCGGGCAGCGAACAATGGTTCTACATCGTCGGCGGTGCGGGGGCCTGTACGCTGTTGCTGGGTGCCTACTGCGCGATGTTCCAGAATGACCTCAAGGGGTTGCTGGCCTATTCCACCATCAGCCACCTGGGGCTGATCACCCTGCTGCTGGGCCTGAACAGCCCGCTGGCGGCCGTGGCGGCGGTGTTCCACATTCTCAACCACGCCACCTTCAAGGCCTCGCTGTTCATGGCTGCGGGAATCATCGACCATGAAAGCGGCACCCGGGACATCCGCAAGCTCAGCGGCCTGGTGCGGCTGATTCCCTTCACGGCGACACTGGCAATGGTCGCCAGCGCCGCCATGGCCGGGGTCCCGCTGCTCAACGGTTTTCTTTCCAAGGAAATGTTCTTCGCCGAAACGGTGTTCATTTCCGCCACGGCCTGGGTCGAGCTGGCGCTGCCGATCATTGCCACCATCGCCGGAACCTTCAGCGTCGCCTACTCCCTGCGCTTCACCGTGGATGTGTTCTTCGGCCCGACGGCCACCGACCTGCCCCATACCCCCCACGAACCACCGCGCTGGATGCGCGCGCCGGTGGAATTGCTGGTGTTCACCTGCCTGCTGGTGGGGATTTTCCCGGCCCAGGTGGTCGGCTCCCTGCTGGCGGCGGCCGCGCTGCCGGTCGTGGGCGGCACCCTGCCCGAATATAGCCTGGCGATCTGGCATGGCCTCAATGCACCGATGATCATGAGCCTGGTGGCCATGTCCGGCGGCGTCGTGCTGTACCTGCTGCTGCGCAAGCAATTCAAGCGCGGGCAGATCACCCATACACCCTTCATTGGCCGGTTCAGCGGCAAGCGGCTGTTCGAGCGCAGCCTGGTGCTGATGATGCGCCTCGGCCGGCGATTGGAGCGACTCATCAGTACCCGGCGCCTCCAGGCCCAGTTGTTCCTGCTGGTGCTGACTGCGCTGCTGGCCGGGCTGATCCCGATGCTGCACGGCTCGCTGGTCTGGGGCGACCGGCCGAAGATCCCCGGCTCCATCGTCTTCGTCATCCTCTGGCTGCTGGCCATTGCCTGCGCCCTGGGCGCGGCCTGGCAAGCCAAGTATCACCGACTCGCGGCCCTGACCATGGTCAGCGTCTGCGGCCTGATGACCTGCGTGACCTTCGTCTGGTTCTCCGCCCCCGACCTGGCCCTGACGCAACTGGTGGTGGAAGTGGTGACCACGGTGCTGATCCTGCTGGGCCTGCGCTGGCTGCCGCGGCGGATCGAGGACGCATCGCCCCGGCCCAACAGCGAACGGCGCGCACGTATCCGGCGCCTGCGGGACTTGCTGTTGTCCGGCGCGGTGGGCGGCGGCATGGCGATGCTGTCCTACGCGATGCTGACGCGCCAGACGCCCAACGACATTTCTTCGTTCTACCTCAGCCGGGCCCTGCCCGAAGGCGGTGGCAGCAACGTGGTGAACGTGATGCTGGTGGATTTCCGCGGCTTCGACACCCTGGGGGAAATCACCGTGCTGGTGGCGGTGGCCCTGGCCGTGTTTGCCCTGCTGCGGCGTTTCCGGCCGCCGAAGGAAAGCATGCAGTTGCCGGCGCAGCAGCGCCTGCTCGCGCCAGACGTGGTCACCGACCTGGTCAACCCGCGGCACGCCAGCGATACCGCATTGGGCTTCATGATGGTGCCCTCGGTGTTGGTGCGCCTGCTGCTGCCGATTGCCCTGGTGGTCTCGTTCTACCTGTTCATGCGCGGCCACAACCAACCCGGTGGCGGCTTCGTGGCCGGGCTGGTGATGTCGGTGGCGTTCATCCTCCAGTACATGGTGGCCGGCACTCAGTGGGTCGAGGCGCAAATGAGCCTGCGACCGCTGCGCTGGATGGGTACCGGGTTGCTGTTCGCCACGGCGACGGGCCTGGGGGCGATGGCCGTGGGCTATCCGTTCCTCACCACTCATACCTGGCATCTGAAATTGCCGCTGCTGGGTGACATTCACCTGGCCAGCGCCCTGTTCTTCGACATCGGCGTGTACGCCGTGGTGGTCGGCTCGACATTGCTGATCCTCACCGCGCTGGCGCACCAGTCGGTGCGGGCCCACAAGCCGGCCCTGCAATCCAAAGCCGCCGCCCCTCTCAAAGGAGCCACCACCTGA
- a CDS encoding monovalent cation/H+ antiporter subunit D has translation MMLTPHLIAAPILLPLLTAALMLMLGEKHRALKARINLFSSLLGLGIAVLLLYWTQDQALPASIGVYLPGNWQAPFGIVLVVDRLSALMLVLTGIIGVSALLFAMARWHGAGASFHALFQIQLMGLYGAFLTGDLFNLFVFFEVLLAASYGLLLHGSGRARVSSGLHYISINLLASSLFLIGAALIYGVTGTLNMADLALKVPLVPEADRGLLHAGAAILAVAFLAKAGMWPLNFWLVPAYSAASAPVAALFAIMTKVGVYTILRLWTLLFSGQAGASAYFGGDWLIYGGMATIVCAAIAILAAQRLERMASLSILVSAGILLSAIGFAQPNLVGAALFYLVSSTLALCALFLLAELIERSRSANDLSLEDDLDTLPRPLESLQPPKGTNLDDEQKAVVGQVIPWTMAFLGLSFIACALLIVGMPPLSGFIGKLGLLNALLNPQGLGADTGQPVSPQAWGLLALLILSGLASLIAFSRLGIQRFWTPQERPSPLLRPFECLPIIALLGLGIALTFKAEPLLRYTQDAANALNTPEHYVMSVLGTRSVPGPDAISAVPEVQP, from the coding sequence ATGATGTTGACGCCTCATCTGATCGCCGCGCCGATCCTCCTGCCGCTGCTCACCGCCGCGTTGATGCTGATGCTGGGGGAAAAGCACCGTGCGCTCAAGGCACGGATCAATCTGTTCTCCAGCCTGCTGGGGCTGGGCATTGCGGTATTGTTGCTGTACTGGACCCAGGACCAGGCCCTGCCCGCCTCCATCGGCGTGTACCTGCCAGGCAACTGGCAGGCGCCGTTCGGCATCGTCCTGGTGGTTGATCGCCTGTCGGCGCTGATGCTGGTGTTGACCGGCATCATCGGCGTCAGCGCCCTGCTGTTTGCCATGGCCCGCTGGCACGGTGCCGGGGCGAGTTTCCATGCCTTGTTCCAGATCCAGCTGATGGGCCTCTATGGCGCCTTCCTCACCGGGGACCTGTTCAATCTGTTCGTGTTTTTCGAGGTCTTGCTGGCCGCTTCCTACGGTTTGCTGCTGCATGGCTCGGGCCGGGCACGGGTTTCGTCGGGCTTGCACTACATCTCGATCAACCTGCTGGCCTCGTCGCTGTTCCTGATCGGCGCGGCGCTGATCTACGGTGTCACCGGCACCCTGAACATGGCCGACCTGGCGCTGAAAGTGCCTCTGGTGCCGGAAGCCGACCGGGGCTTGCTGCATGCGGGGGCGGCGATCCTCGCGGTGGCGTTCCTGGCCAAGGCCGGCATGTGGCCACTGAACTTCTGGCTGGTGCCGGCCTACAGCGCCGCCAGCGCCCCCGTGGCAGCGCTGTTCGCGATCATGACCAAGGTGGGCGTCTACACGATATTGCGCTTGTGGACCTTGCTGTTCTCCGGCCAGGCCGGCGCTTCGGCGTATTTCGGCGGCGACTGGCTGATCTACGGCGGCATGGCGACCATTGTCTGCGCGGCCATCGCCATCCTGGCGGCCCAGCGCCTGGAGCGCATGGCCAGCCTGAGCATCCTGGTATCGGCCGGCATCCTGTTGTCGGCTATCGGCTTCGCCCAGCCGAACCTGGTGGGCGCTGCGCTGTTCTATCTGGTGAGCTCGACCCTGGCGCTGTGCGCGCTCTTCCTGCTGGCCGAGTTGATCGAACGCTCGCGCTCGGCCAATGACCTGTCGCTGGAGGACGACCTCGATACCCTGCCACGACCGCTGGAATCCCTGCAACCGCCCAAGGGCACCAACCTCGATGACGAGCAGAAAGCCGTGGTCGGGCAGGTCATTCCCTGGACCATGGCATTCCTTGGCCTGAGCTTCATTGCCTGCGCGCTGCTGATTGTCGGCATGCCGCCGCTGTCGGGATTCATCGGCAAGCTGGGGCTGTTGAACGCCTTGCTCAATCCCCAGGGGCTTGGAGCCGACACTGGACAACCGGTGTCGCCTCAGGCCTGGGGCCTGTTGGCGTTGTTGATCCTGTCCGGGCTGGCCTCGTTGATTGCCTTCTCGCGCCTGGGTATCCAGCGCTTCTGGACACCGCAGGAGCGACCCTCACCCCTGCTGCGGCCATTCGAATGCCTGCCGATCATTGCACTGCTCGGCCTGGGCATCGCCTTGACGTTCAAGGCCGAACCCCTGCTGCGCTACACCCAGGACGCCGCCAACGCGCTGAACACTCCGGAACACTACGTGATGTCGGTGCTGGGCACCCGTAGCGTCCCCGGCCCCGACGCCATCAGTGCCGTGCCGGAGGTGCAGCCATGA
- a CDS encoding K+/H+ antiporter subunit F, translated as MSPLLSNAILLSLFLFSLALVLTLLRLFKGPSAQDRVLALDYLYIVAMLMMLVLGIRYASDTYFEAALLIALFGFVGSFALAKFLLRGEVIE; from the coding sequence ATGAGTCCGTTGCTGTCCAATGCGATTCTGCTGAGTCTGTTCCTGTTCTCCCTGGCGCTGGTGCTGACCCTGCTGCGGCTGTTCAAGGGGCCATCGGCCCAAGACCGGGTCCTGGCCCTGGATTACCTGTACATCGTTGCGATGCTGATGATGCTGGTGCTGGGCATTCGCTACGCCAGCGACACCTACTTCGAGGCGGCGCTGCTGATCGCCCTGTTCGGCTTTGTCGGCTCGTTTGCCCTGGCCAAGTTCCTGCTGCGTGGCGAGGTGATCGAATGA
- a CDS encoding Na+/H+ antiporter subunit E has product MKRLFPAPWLSLALWALWLLLNLSLSAGHLLLGAALGFLAPLLMRPLRPRPIRIRRPGAVLRLFLRVGRDVLVSNLTVAWGVLNTGRRPPRSRFVKVPLDLNDANGLAALSMITTVIPGTVWSELALDRRILLVHVFDLEDEASFIAHFKATYEQPLMEIFE; this is encoded by the coding sequence ATGAAGCGCCTGTTCCCCGCGCCATGGCTGTCCCTGGCACTCTGGGCGCTGTGGCTGCTGTTGAACCTGTCCCTCAGCGCCGGGCACCTGTTGCTGGGAGCGGCGCTGGGTTTCCTGGCACCGCTGCTGATGCGCCCGCTGCGGCCACGGCCCATTCGTATCCGCCGCCCCGGGGCGGTGCTGCGGCTGTTCCTGCGGGTGGGGCGCGATGTGCTGGTGTCCAATCTGACGGTGGCCTGGGGTGTGCTGAACACCGGCCGACGCCCGCCGCGCTCGCGGTTCGTCAAAGTACCGCTGGACCTGAACGACGCCAATGGCCTGGCGGCGTTGTCGATGATCACCACGGTGATTCCCGGAACGGTCTGGTCGGAACTGGCGCTGGATCGCCGCATCCTGCTGGTGCATGTGTTCGATCTGGAAGACGAAGCGTCGTTCATCGCGCATTTCAAGGCCACCTATGAGCAGCCACTGATGGAGATTTTCGAATGA
- a CDS encoding Na+/H+ antiporter subunit C, translating to MEEVIAIAIGVLVASGVWLVLRPRTFQVVMGLCLLSYGVNLFIFSMGSLFIGKEPIIKDGVPQDLLHYTDPLPQALVLTAIVISFAMTALFLVVLLASRGLTGTDHVDGREPRE from the coding sequence ATGGAAGAAGTCATCGCTATAGCAATCGGCGTCCTGGTCGCCTCCGGTGTCTGGCTGGTGCTGCGGCCGCGGACCTTTCAAGTGGTCATGGGCCTGTGCCTGCTGTCCTACGGCGTCAATCTGTTCATCTTCAGCATGGGCAGCCTGTTCATCGGCAAGGAGCCGATCATCAAGGACGGCGTGCCCCAGGACCTGCTGCACTACACCGACCCGCTGCCCCAGGCCCTGGTGTTGACCGCCATCGTCATCAGCTTCGCCATGACCGCGTTGTTCCTGGTGGTATTGCTGGCCTCCCGAGGCCTGACCGGCACCGACCACGTGGACGGACGGGAGCCCAGGGAATGA